Proteins found in one Polyangiaceae bacterium genomic segment:
- a CDS encoding DEAD/DEAH box helicase, translated as MSSALRQLLIEIESGPARGLTQLTEQELQELLRLPPESRQRLERLFALCGAENLGDLAKSVRHNGTRMSAPEQHALCRDLEHAISTVETIPPPNPARVIDPRALESEADIVAWCRARDLVERLNDPSSVLDRSLSSPFVGHFARNYGSKFTVADLIFGRVPEMVLKAFATSFAYIAEDHLQLELRAAGKSWLLSASQRQHYVRQVDARIGEIVASTEPALEGARTLIARLREMRQKMGTRCPPPALVAATTADLYGRSVRLYASTVMQGRWVRARASLDISGWERGEIGFSCGCEMADCNHLAAAIEAAFALLIHPQGTLAQLVSVPTWQRMLGALDQALEERARSQQTAAVRRIAWRLTIDEQDRPLLVPLLQRANKNGKFSKGAQASPSRLLGEVEGLETSPTDRKVLELLADAEWLSAPRAYRALELLRGHPRLFDHFQNPVTVVEAELRVELQRAGEGYVLRTFFGDCELRPDWIAACCEGSRYFVDLDDDATCRISELSQVGHALIMTLAMTGDFVPAHAMDELLRRLPELQQHVDIVLPPEVLGRRVAASTGLVAQISWLSSEDVVLSLRSRPVPGGPSLEPGRGVSRIVSGSRGRRVHALRDLVRERELARELLSAPGLRDAVATGRFERRVSGREELVRMLGALRERSQDVRVEWLGDPLEMLAPIPRRALRFQITGKGGLLDLDGHVDLGGERVALAALLDAARSGREWVQLSPRRFAQLEEDLRSTLSGLAELTQSQTKAEVSPALAPMLDELIEGLEVADRSALTSALARQKAAAAHTAELPATLKAVLRPYQAEGFQWLSRLATWGVGACLADDMGLGKTLQCLALLLTRSHTGPALIVAPTSVADNWRNEAARFAPELDVRIYRGQHRKRALDGLAKGSILIASYDLAARDVDALAKLQFATLVLDEAQAVKNSHTQRTKAIRKLNAEFRVALTGTPLENHVGELWSIFRILEPGLLGTWDWFSQRFAQPIEIEGDQRRLEALRRLLRPFILRRTKQQVLPELPERVEVVQQVELSPGERTLYHTAHLAALARAREGGSDARMEVLAAITRLRRLVCHPALYDKTSTLESSKLHALLGLMEELREEGRRALVFSQFTSFLELARAKLEAAGFSLQQLDGSTPATDRAKRVEAFQDGEGDAFLISLKAGGTGLNLTAADTVILLDPWWNPAVEDQAADRAHRFGQKRSVTIVRLVASNTIEDKVIAMHRDKRDLAERLLSGTDVGSKLTSEALLELLEDAAAVDVTPSRKAPKQKRPRRSSQATSPRDS; from the coding sequence ATGTCCAGCGCCCTCAGACAGCTCTTGATTGAAATCGAAAGCGGGCCGGCCCGCGGGCTCACGCAGCTCACGGAGCAAGAGCTCCAGGAGCTGCTACGGCTACCACCCGAGAGCCGCCAGCGCCTGGAGCGGCTCTTCGCGCTGTGCGGAGCGGAGAACCTCGGCGACTTGGCCAAGTCGGTGCGCCACAATGGAACACGCATGAGCGCGCCAGAGCAGCACGCGCTGTGCAGGGATCTCGAGCACGCCATCTCGACGGTCGAGACGATCCCACCGCCGAATCCGGCGCGTGTCATTGACCCGCGAGCACTGGAATCCGAAGCGGACATAGTGGCCTGGTGCCGCGCGCGCGATTTGGTCGAGCGTCTCAACGACCCCAGCTCGGTCTTGGATCGGTCGTTGAGCTCGCCCTTCGTCGGGCACTTCGCGCGGAACTACGGCAGCAAGTTCACCGTTGCGGATCTGATTTTCGGACGCGTACCCGAGATGGTCTTGAAGGCCTTCGCAACGAGCTTTGCCTACATTGCAGAGGACCATCTCCAGCTCGAGCTGCGAGCCGCGGGCAAGAGCTGGCTCTTGTCAGCGAGCCAGCGACAGCACTACGTACGCCAGGTCGATGCTCGAATCGGCGAGATCGTGGCGTCGACCGAGCCGGCGCTGGAGGGCGCGCGAACTTTGATCGCGCGGCTTCGCGAAATGCGGCAGAAAATGGGCACGCGCTGCCCACCCCCGGCGCTCGTCGCAGCCACGACCGCCGACCTCTACGGCCGCTCCGTGCGGCTGTACGCGAGCACGGTGATGCAAGGGCGCTGGGTGCGCGCGCGGGCGAGTCTCGACATTTCGGGTTGGGAACGCGGTGAAATCGGATTTTCGTGTGGCTGCGAGATGGCGGACTGCAACCACCTCGCTGCGGCCATCGAAGCGGCGTTCGCGCTGCTCATCCACCCTCAAGGTACGCTCGCCCAGCTCGTCAGCGTTCCGACCTGGCAACGCATGCTCGGAGCCCTGGACCAGGCGCTGGAAGAACGCGCTCGATCCCAACAGACCGCTGCCGTGCGCCGCATTGCTTGGCGACTCACCATCGATGAGCAGGATCGCCCGCTCCTCGTACCGCTGCTCCAAAGAGCCAACAAGAACGGGAAGTTCAGCAAAGGGGCGCAAGCCTCCCCCAGCCGGCTTCTGGGCGAGGTGGAAGGTCTCGAGACCTCGCCCACCGACCGAAAAGTGCTCGAGCTGCTCGCCGACGCGGAATGGCTGTCGGCGCCCCGCGCATATCGAGCGCTGGAGCTGCTCCGGGGTCACCCTCGATTGTTCGACCACTTCCAGAATCCCGTCACGGTCGTGGAGGCCGAGCTGCGCGTGGAGCTGCAGCGCGCAGGCGAGGGCTACGTGCTCCGCACCTTCTTCGGGGATTGCGAGCTCCGGCCAGATTGGATCGCTGCCTGCTGCGAGGGGAGCCGCTACTTCGTAGACCTGGACGACGATGCCACGTGTCGCATCTCCGAGCTCAGTCAAGTCGGCCACGCGCTGATCATGACCCTGGCGATGACTGGAGACTTCGTGCCCGCGCACGCGATGGACGAGCTGCTGCGTCGCTTACCGGAGCTGCAACAACACGTGGATATCGTCTTGCCACCAGAGGTGCTGGGCCGCCGCGTGGCAGCGAGTACGGGATTGGTGGCTCAAATCTCCTGGCTATCGTCGGAAGACGTGGTGCTGTCGCTTCGCTCGCGTCCCGTCCCCGGTGGGCCCTCTCTGGAGCCCGGCCGGGGTGTGTCCCGAATCGTGTCGGGCTCTCGAGGCCGCCGCGTCCACGCATTGCGGGATCTCGTCCGAGAACGTGAGCTTGCACGCGAGCTGTTGAGCGCGCCCGGGCTGCGCGATGCGGTCGCCACCGGCCGCTTCGAGCGGCGCGTGTCAGGTCGCGAGGAGCTGGTGCGGATGCTCGGTGCATTGAGGGAACGCTCCCAGGACGTTCGGGTCGAGTGGCTGGGAGATCCACTCGAGATGCTGGCTCCCATCCCCCGCCGCGCCTTGAGATTCCAGATCACTGGAAAAGGCGGGCTCCTGGACCTCGATGGACACGTCGACCTCGGCGGCGAGCGCGTTGCGTTGGCCGCGCTGCTGGATGCCGCGCGCAGCGGTCGCGAATGGGTTCAACTGTCTCCCCGGCGCTTTGCCCAGCTGGAAGAGGACCTGCGCTCGACACTCTCCGGCCTCGCCGAGCTCACCCAGTCTCAGACCAAGGCGGAGGTTTCCCCAGCGCTGGCGCCAATGCTGGACGAGCTGATCGAAGGTCTGGAGGTGGCCGATCGCAGCGCGCTGACTTCCGCCCTGGCGCGGCAGAAAGCGGCGGCGGCTCACACGGCGGAGCTGCCTGCCACGTTGAAAGCGGTACTCCGGCCGTATCAGGCCGAGGGCTTTCAGTGGCTCTCGCGACTGGCGACCTGGGGCGTGGGCGCATGCCTGGCGGACGACATGGGCCTGGGCAAGACACTGCAGTGCCTCGCTCTACTGCTCACTCGGTCACATACAGGCCCGGCGTTGATCGTTGCGCCAACCTCCGTGGCGGACAACTGGCGGAACGAAGCCGCGCGCTTCGCGCCGGAGCTGGACGTCCGCATCTACCGCGGTCAGCATCGTAAGCGCGCGCTCGATGGGCTGGCGAAGGGCAGCATCTTGATCGCCAGCTACGACCTTGCCGCGCGAGACGTTGACGCGCTCGCGAAGTTGCAGTTCGCGACGCTGGTGCTGGACGAAGCTCAGGCCGTCAAGAACTCGCACACGCAGCGAACCAAAGCCATCCGCAAGCTGAACGCCGAGTTCCGGGTCGCCCTCACCGGTACGCCGCTGGAGAATCACGTGGGTGAGCTGTGGAGCATCTTCCGGATCCTGGAGCCCGGGCTGCTCGGAACCTGGGACTGGTTCTCGCAGCGCTTTGCCCAGCCCATCGAGATCGAAGGGGACCAGCGTCGGCTGGAAGCACTGCGCCGATTGCTGCGCCCGTTCATTCTCCGGCGCACCAAGCAGCAAGTGCTGCCGGAGCTCCCGGAGCGCGTGGAAGTCGTTCAGCAAGTGGAGCTCTCGCCAGGGGAGCGCACGCTGTACCACACCGCCCATCTCGCTGCCCTCGCGCGCGCACGAGAGGGCGGCAGTGACGCACGGATGGAGGTTCTTGCCGCCATCACGCGCCTGCGCCGGCTCGTTTGCCATCCTGCTCTGTACGACAAGACCAGCACCCTGGAGAGCTCCAAGCTTCATGCCCTCTTGGGGTTGATGGAGGAGCTCCGGGAAGAGGGCCGCCGTGCGCTGGTGTTCAGCCAGTTCACGAGCTTCTTGGAGCTGGCTCGAGCCAAGTTGGAGGCGGCAGGCTTCTCACTCCAACAGCTGGACGGCTCCACGCCTGCAACGGACCGGGCGAAGCGCGTGGAAGCGTTTCAAGACGGAGAGGGTGATGCGTTTCTCATCTCCCTCAAAGCCGGCGGTACGGGATTGAACTTGACCGCGGCCGACACCGTCATCTTGCTCGATCCGTGGTGGAATCCTGCTGTCGAAGATCAGGCCGCGGACCGCGCGCATCGTTTCGGTCAGAAACGCTCCGTGACCATCGTGCGCCTGGTCGCGAGCAACACCATCGAGGACAAGGTCATCGCGATGCACCGCGACAAGCGAGACTTGGCGGAGCGCTTGCTGAGCGGGACCGATGTCGGCTCCAAGCTGACGAGTGAGGCCTTGTTGGAGCTGCTCGAGGATGCCGCCGCGGTCGACGTGACCCCGTCACGCAAGGCACCGAAGCAGAAGCGACCACGCCGCTCGTCCCAGGCCACTTCACCTCGAGATTCGTGA